The following coding sequences are from one Lolium rigidum isolate FL_2022 chromosome 6, APGP_CSIRO_Lrig_0.1, whole genome shotgun sequence window:
- the LOC124659164 gene encoding embryonic protein DC-8-like, translated as MASEQSRREERAQSAAQKAADELAAARRDMHEPSSPGRRTGIFGSVQESARSLLGAVRDTFSGSARDTPTAYDSHSAGATDTAGEKLGEYGGYASQKAEEGKESASDMTEAAKRKAAETKDAAAEKAKETKDAAAERAREMADAAAQTKDAAVDKTKETAEAAARMTMETKDAAAEKTKETAEAAAEKAKETKDAAADKARGAAEMVTDKAGGAKDMAWETAEQAKEYMVDKKENARQALAGDAKERKGETYESARQQGEEVRRRAAEKAQEEQRRTSQPSEEERSKSATGNIFGAAQGLTQAFKEKMTMPTDVIEQKLAEARGGGAGTKGMPTAAGKGDAHDEDDVMTRVKAADQMTGTGFNDVGKMGEEGTGTGMKAALRADDEEEDVMLRVKAADQMTGQMFNDVGLMGEEGTGWAPARRAARKDA; from the exons ATGGCGTCCGAGCAGAGTCGCCGCGAGGAGCGCGCGCAGTCCGCGGCGCAGAAGGCAGCCGATGAGCTCGCCGCCGCCAGGCGGGACATGCACGAGCCCAGCAGCCCTGGACGGCGGACCGGCATCTTCGGCAGCGTGCAGGAGAGCGCGCGCTCCCTGCTGGGCGCCGTCCGCGACACCTTCTCCGGCAGCGCCCGGGACACACCCACGGCCTACGACAGCCACTCAGCCGGCGCCACCGACACCGCCGGGGAGAAACTCGGTGAGTACGGCGGCTACGCCTCCCAGAAGGCCGAGGAAGGGAAGGAGAGCGCGAGCGATATGACGGAGGCCGCCAAGAGGAAGGCCGCGGAGACAAAGGACGCGGCGGCTGAGAAGGCGAAGGAGACCAAGGACGCGGCGGCCGAGAGGGCGAGGGAGATGGCGGATGCCGCAGCGCAGACCAAGGACGCGGCGGTGGACAAGACAAAGGAGACGGCGGAGGCCGCCGCTAGGATGACCATGGAGACCAAGgatgcggcggcggagaagacgaAGGAGACGGCGGAGGCCGCCGCGGAGAAGGCGAAGGAGACCAAGGACGCGGCGGCTGACAAGGCGCGTGGTGCGGCGGAGATGGTGACTGACAAGGCGGGTGGCGCCAAGGACATGGCGTGGGAGACGGCAGAGCAAGCCAAGGAGTACATGGTGGACAAGAAGGAGAACGCCCGGCAAGCTCTAGCCGGCGACGCCAAGGAAAGGAAGGGCGAAACGTATGAGTCAGCGAGGCAGCAGGGAGAGGAGGTGCGGCGTCGTGCGGCGGagaaggcccaggaggagcagCGGCGCACGAGCCAGCCGTCCGAAGAGGAGAG GTCGAAGTCGGCAACAGGGAACATCTTCGGGGCGGCGCAGGGGTTGACGCAGGCGTTCAAGGAGAAGATGACGATGCCGACGGACGTGATCGAGCAGAAGCTGgccgaggcgcgcggcggcggcgctggcacGAAGGGAATGCCGACGGCCGCGGGGAAGGGTGATGCACACGACGAGGACGACGTGATGACGCGCGTGAAGGCGGCGGACCAGATGACCGGGACGGGGTTCAACGACGTGGGGAAGATGGGCGAGGAGGGCACGGGCACGGGCATGAAGGCGGCGCTGAgggccgacgacgaggaggaggacgtgatGCTGCGGGTGAAGGCGGCGGATCAGATGACAGGGCAGATGTTCAACGACGTCGGCTTGATGGGCGAGGAGGGCACCGGGTGGGCGCCGGCGAGGCGCGCCGCGCGGAAGGACGCCTGA
- the LOC124663757 gene encoding mitochondrial import receptor subunit TOM40-1-like encodes MGSSVSREDPPPPAPTPAYAPPPTYAPEVPPPFTPPVGEKAAAEDEKVDYMNLGVPLPYEEITREAYMSLKPDVFEGFRFDFTKMLGEYFALSHSATMGNMELPSRGDDVIKVPTTSYEFGANFFDPKMMLIGRMSHEGRLNARVKYDLTDDIILKYNAQVTSEPGYSQGMGSIDYKGKDFRSQLQFGNNEFFGANYIQSVTKNLSLGTEAFWLGQQRKSGVGFVARYDTKNMVATGQIASTGVVSLSYVQKVSEKVSLATDFMYNHLSKDVTASVGYDYNLRQCRLRGKVDTNGVVTALLEERLGGPLNLVLSAELDHWKKDYKFGFGMTIG; translated from the exons ATGGGATCCTCCGTCAGCCGCGaggatcctcctcctcccgctccaaCCCCCGCCTACGCGCCGCCGCCTACCTACGCCCCGGAGGTCCCCCCGCCGTTCACGCCCCCGGTgggggagaaggcggcggcggaggatgagAAGGTGGACTACATGAACCTCGGCGTGCCTCTCCCCTACGAAGAGATCACGCGCGAGGCCTACA TGTCGCTAAAGCCCGACGTGTTCGAGGGATTCCGCTTCGACTTCACCAAGATGCTCGGCGAGTACTTCGCTCTGAGCCACAG TGCGACCATGGGAAACATGGAGCTCCCTTCACGGGGCGACGATGTGATCAAGGTCCCCACCACAAGCTACGAGTTTGGTGCCAACTTCTTTGATCCCAAG ATGATGCTCATCGGCAGGATGTCGCATGAAGGAAGGTTGAACGCCCGTGTCAAGTATGATCTCACGGACGATATTATCCTAAAATACAATGCCCAG GTGACAAGTGAGCCTGGTTATTCCCAAGGCATGGGTAGTATTGATTATAAG GGCAAAGATTTTAGATCCCAACTTCAGTTTGGGAACAATGAATTCTTTGGAGCCAACTACATCCAG AGTGTCACAAAGAATCTCTCCTTGGGAACTGAAGCTTTTTGGCTTGGACAACAAAGGAAATCAGGAGTTGGATTTGTTGCTAGATATGATACAAAGAATATG GTTGCAACTGGACAAATTGCAAGCACTGGAGTGGTTTCACTGAGTTATGTTCAGAAAGTATCTGAAAAG GTTTCCCTTGCTACTGATTTCATGTACAATCATTTGTCAAAAGATGTAACAGCAAGTGTCGGTTATGATTATAACCTGAGACAG TGTCGTTTGAGGGGCAAGGTCGATACCAATGGCGTAGTTACTGCTCTTTTGGAGGAGAGGTTGGGCGGACCCCTCAATTTGGTTCTTTCAGCAGAG CTTGATCACTGGAAGAAGGATTACAAATTCGGGTTTGGCATGACCATCGGATAG
- the LOC124659664 gene encoding NDR1/HIN1-like protein 26 yields MSLITDDPDDSPRHCATKRHHHHGAGCGRFSGTGRRRLLIAASSAATSIIALAIILWLTLRPSAPRFSLLAATAAVAGPNATGIARLDAAFVAHNPNARATALYDRLQLRAAYAGGQLAASAEPFEQTQGDVVLTALMSSSSSVAPAAAVDVGETAAGGRPTLLLRLRVEGHLRWKVASWVSGRRALAAECVAVVVLEQSQSRAVVVQGSQCATTLQ; encoded by the coding sequence ATGTCCCTCATCACCGATGATCCCGACGATTCGCCCAGGCACTGCGCCAccaagcgccaccaccaccacggcgCCGGATGCGGCCGGTTCAGCGGCACCGGGCGCCGGCGGCTCCTGATcgcggcgtcgtcggcggcgacgTCCATCATAGCCTTGGCCATCATATTATGGCTCACCCTCCGCCCTTCCGCCCCGCGCTTCTCTCTTCTGGCCGCTACCGCCGCAGTCGCCGGTCCCAACGCCACCGGCATCGCGCGGCTCGACGCCGCCTTCGTGGCGCACAACCCCAACGCCCGCGCCACCGCGCTCTACGACCGCCTCCAGCTCCGAGCCGCCTACGCCGGCGGCCAGCTCGCTGCATCCGCGGAGCCGTTCGAGCAGACGCAGGGAGACGTCGTGCTCACCGCCTtgatgtcgtcctcgtcgtctgtggctcctgcggcggcggtggacgtggGAGAGACGGCCGCGGGCGGGCGGCCCACGTTGCTGCTGAGGCTGCGCGTGGAGGGGCACCTCCGGTGGAAGGTGGCCTCCTGGGTGTCCGGCAGGCGCGCCCTGGCCGCCGAGTGCGTCGCCGTCGTGGTGCTCGAGCAGTCGCAGTCGAGGGCTGTCGTCGTGCAAGGATCCCAGTGCGCCACCACCCTCCAATGA